The Halalkalicoccus subterraneus genomic sequence GAAGTGCGGACGTCGTAGACGTCCTCGCCCTCGAAGTCGACGGTCGCGCGCTCTTCGAGGTTCGACGGGCCCGAAACGGGGACGCCGCCGATGGCCTGGGCGCGCTCGGCGATGATGTCCGCGCGCTCCTCTGCGTGCTCGTAGGCCTCCTCGAGGAACAGGTGCAGGTCGCGGAACTCCGCGCCCTCGACGTTCCAGTGGTGCTTCTTGAGCTGGTGGTAGATGACGTAGAGGTTCGCGAGGTCGGTGTTCAGCGCGTCGATGACCTGTTCTGCCTTCTCCGTGTCCAGCCGAATCGGGTTCTCCTCTACCTGGTCGGCCTGCTGACGGACGGATTTCTGAGTGCTCATCTCACTCCCTCCTACAACCGCCTCCCACTTAAGGATTAGGTTTATGAAAAACAGTTTTCGCCTTACCTAAAATATTATTCTCTGTTTGTCATCGGGAGACGTGGCGTTGGGAAACACATGCACATCCTATTGCGGGCGCGAACGCGAACCGTCACGGCGATCCGCTATGCCTTTGGTCGTGTCGTTTGGAGGTGGGGTATGTCGGAGCCGGACATCCTCGTCGCGGGCGAGACGCTGATCGATTTCCTGCCGAATCGACCCGGCTCGTTGCGCGAGGTCGAGACCTTCACGCGGCGGCCGGGTGGCGCGCCAGCGAACGTCGCCGTCGGCCTCGCCACGCTCGCCGAGACGCCGTGGTTCTGGACGCGCGTGGGAGACGATCCCTTCGGCGACGACCTCGTCGAGACGCTCGTGGGCCACGGCCTTCCTGACGAGTTCGTCGAGCGCGATCCGGAGACGAAAACGACCCTCGCCTTCGTCTCCCACGACGAGCACGCCGATCGGGAGTTCTCGTTCTATCGCGACGGCACGGCCGACACCCGCATGGAACCGGGTACGATCGACGACGCACTCTTGGAGCGCGTCTCGTGGGTCCATCTCGGCGGCGTGACCCTCGCGAGCGAGCCCTCGCGGGCAGCGACGCTGGACCTCGCGGCGCGCGCAAGCGAGCGCGACTGTACCGTTTCGTTCGATCCCAACGCCCGACCCGAACTCTGGGACGACCGAGCTGAGTTCGAGCGGCTGGTCGGCGAGGCCCTCGGGCACGTCGACGTCCTGAAGGCGACCCCCGATGACCTCGCCGAGGCGGGGATCGACGGCGACGGGGCCGACCTCGCGCGCGCGGCCTGCAAGCGGGGCCCGCACACGACGTTGCTGACGCTGGGTGGTGAGGGTGCGCTCGCGGTCGCAACCGAGGAGGCGCCCTGGGAGGGCAAGGCGACCCATTCGGGCTACCGGGTCGAGCCGGTCGACACGACGGGAGCGGGTGATGCCTTCACCGCCGGCGCGATCGCGGCCCTCGCCGGGGGGGATGGTCTCGCGGAAGCGCTCGCCTTCGCGAACGCCGTTGCGGCGACCACCACGACCGCCGAGGGCGCGATGACGGCGCTCCCCGACCGCGAGCGCGTCGAGCGCGTTCGGGGAGGGACGCCGGACGACGAGTGAGCACGCTTTTGTGAACCGCCGCGTAACGCCGCGTATGCACCCACGCGCGGCCGAGTTCCGCGAGCGCGCGGCCGACGAATACGACCTAGACGTCGAGATCGAGGAGTTCCCCGAGGGGACCAAAACCGCCGCCGAGGCCGCCGACGCCGTCGGCTGTGACGTCGCCCAGATCGCGAGCAGTCTGGTCTTTACCGCCGACGGCGAGCCGCTCGTGGTCGTCACGAGCGGCGCGAATCGCGTCGACGAGGAGGGCGTCGCGGCGGCGCTCGACGCCGACGCGGTCGAGATGGCTGACGCGTCGCTGATCAAGGAGACGCTCGGCTGGTCGATCGGCGGCGTCCCGCCCATCTGTCACGACACCGACGTTCCGGTGCTGTTCGACACCACGTTGACGGAGTACGGGACGGTCTGGGCCGCGGCCGGTACCCCGCAGACGGTCTTTCCGATCGATCCCGAGCGGCTGAAACACCTCGCGGACGCCGAGGAGTACGCGGTCGCCGTCTAGTAACGCGATCCCGATCGATGGCTCGGGTTATTAACATCGATATAGATAATAATAACACTTTTACGGCTCCCAGCGTACCGATAGATATGGACGAGACACGACGCCGGTTGTTGAAGGGGGGAGCGGGAGCGATCGCGTCGGCGAGCCTCGCCGGGTGCACCGACTCGCTGGGTGGCGGGGCACCGAGCGTCGGGACCGAGACGGATGGGGAGGGCGCCGCCACGGCGACGGCGGCGTTTTTCACGCTCGCGGATTTCGCGCGCAACGTCGGCGGCGACGCCCTCGCGGTCGAGAACGCGGTCCCGACGGGCCAGCACGGCCACGGCTGGGAGCCCCAGTCGGACGTAACGGTCGAGATCGTCGAGGGCGACGCGTTCGTCCACCTCGGGATCGAGGGGTTCCAACGGTGGGCCGACGACGTCGCCGGCGAGATCGAGGCGAACCACGACGACGTGGCACTGATCGCCGTTACCGAAGGGGTCGATCTCTCGGAGTACGGCGATCAGCGCCACGAGGACGGACATGGCACTGACCACGACGAGAACCACAGTCACGAGGGCTCCGGCGAGCACGACCACGGGAACGGCGACTACGATCCCCACTTCTGGATGGACCCGGTGCGGTCCCAGCAGTCCGTCGAGACCATCCGTGACGGTCTGATCAAGGCCGACGACGGCAACGCCGAGTCCTACGAGGAGAACGCCGCGTCGTACGTCGCCGACCTCGAGGAGCTACACGAACGCTTCGAGACGGAGCTCGCGGACCGCGACCACGACACCGTCGTTGTCGCCGGGCACGACTCGTATCAGTACCTCGCCGAGCGCTACGACTTCGGGATCCACACGCCCCAGGGCGTCTCGCCCGACGACGAGGCGAACCCGAACGAGATCGCCGACACGGTCGAACTCGTCGAGCGGGAGGGGATCGAGGTGATCCTCTATGACTACTTCGATGGCGACACCCTCGCCCAAACGATCGTCGAGGAGGCAGACACCGCGACCGACGTCGCGATGCTCTCGCCAACCGAGAGCACCACCGGGGAATGGGAGTCGGAGGGGCTCGGCTACGTCGGCCAGATGGAAGGGATTAACCTCCCGTCGCTCCGAGACGCCCTGGGGGCATCGTAAGTGAACGGAACCGAGTCACCAGTCATCGCCGTCGAGGACGTCACCTACTCCTACGGCGGGCGGCCGGCGGTCGAGGACGTCTCGCTGACGGTCGAGTCCGGCGAGTTCCTCGGGCTCGTCGGGCCGAACGGGTCGGGCAAGACGACACTTCTGAAGCTCATGCTGGGGCTGCTCTCGCCCGACTCCGGGAGCGTCAGGCTGTTCGACCGGCCCGTCGAATCGTTCGACGCGGGCGAGCGCATCGGCTACGTCTCCCAGCACTCGACGGGCAAGGAACGGACGATGCCGGTGACGGTGCGGGAAGTCGTCACGATGGGGCGCTATCCCCACACCCGGTTCGGGTGGCTGCGGAGCCACGACCGCGAGATGGTCGAGGAGGCGCTTTCCCGGGTCGGGATCGCGGAGCTGGCCGACCGGCGGATCAACGAGCTCTCGGGCGGGCAGAAACAGCGCGCGTTCATCGCGCGCACGCTCGCGGGCGAGGCGGACCTGCTCGCGCTCGACGAGCCGACCGTCGGGGTCGACGCCGACTCCCGGGATCGGTTTTACGACCTGCTCGACGAACTCAACGGCCAGGGGATCACGGTCATCCTGATCGAACACGACATCGGCGTCGTCACCGACCACGCCGACCGGATCGCCTGCATCAACCGGGAGCTCTACCACCACGGCGACACCGAGACCTTCGTCGAAAGTGACGCGCTCGCACGGGCCTACGGGACCAGCAGCCGAATGATCGAACACGGCCACTGATGGGGTCGAACACGCTCCAGCGGTTCGTCCTCGTCGCCTTCGGGCTCGCGGTCCTCGGGCTGTTCGTCCCGATCGCCTTCGGGCTCATGCCGCGGGTCTTTTTCGAGTCCTCCTGTAGCCTCGGCCGATCGTTCGGAACCTCGATCGCCTGTTACGGCTTCATCTGGAACGCGCTCACGACGGCGGTGTTCATCGGGATCGTCGGGCCCGTCATCGGCACCTATCTGGTCCACCGCGAGATGGCACTGATCGGCGAGACGCTCGCCCACGCCGCCTTCGCGGGCGTCGCCATCGGTACCCTGCTCTTTGCGGGCTCGGGCTGGGGAACTCCACTACTGCTCTCGGCGCTCGTCGCGGGGATCGTCGGGGCGCTCGCGGTCCAGTTCCTCGCCGAGCGGACCGGCTCGTACGGCGACGTCCCGATCGCGATCATGCTCACGGGGAGCTTCGCGGTCGGCACCCTCGTAATCAGTCTCGGGGGCGGGTTCGCGACCGTCGACATCAACAGCATCCTCTTCGGGTCGATCGCGACCGTCGACGGCGAGAACGTCCTGTTGATGGCGGTCCTGAGCATCGCCGTCGTCGGGACTGTCGCGCTGACGTACAAACCGCTGTTGTACATCACGTTCGACGAGGAGGCCGCCCGGGTCGCGCGGTTCAACGTCTCGGCGTACAACACGCTGCTGATCGTCCTGACTGCGATGGTCGTCGTCGGCTCGATGCAGATCCTCGGGGTCATCCTCGTGGCGGCGATGCTGGTCGTCCCGGTCGCCGCCGGCTCGCAGGTCACCAATAGTTTCCGGGACTCGCTGTACGCCTCGGTGGTCGTCGGCGAACTCTCGGCCGTGTCGGGCCTGCTGCTTTCGTGGCGCTACTCGCTGGCGCCGGGCGCGACGATCGTCGTCGTCGCCATCGGGATCTACCTGCTCTCGATCGCGCTCGCCGACCGAACGAACCGCACGAACGCCGGCTGACCGGGGAGCACCACGATCCGCACCCCTAAGTGCTCGACGCCGGTAGCGGGCGTATGGCGTGGTACGCGCTGCGGGCGGCCGGCGAGTCCGTGCGGGCGACGCGGGTCCTGCTCGCGAGCGCCTCGCTCGCGGCGTGGGGCCGCCTCGCAGTTCTCGTGCCGTTCGTCGGCACGCTCGTGACGCCCTTTCTCACCGATTTTAATCGGGGGCCGTCCCCGGTGGCGCTCGTCGCAAGCGCCACGGCGCCGGGACTTCTCACGGCGGCGCTCGTTGCGGCGCTCGCGCTCTTCGTGGGGGCCGTCTTCGAGTTCGTCTTCCTCGATGCGCTTCGTGGCCGGCAGATACGACTCCGCTCGGAAAGCCGGCGCCACCTCCGGTCGGGTCTAGAACTGTTCGCGCTTCGGGTCGCGCTGGCCGTCCCCGTCGGACTCGCGCTGGTCGCACCGATCGTAATCGAGGGATGGCTCGCCTTACTCCTCCCGCTCGCGGTCGTGATCAGCGCGCTCGCCCTCGATCGGTTGACGGTCGCGTTCGTCGTTCCAATCGCATTGGTCGAGGCCTGTTCGCTCCGCGAGGCGTGGCGGGCGTTCGCGCGAACGCTCCGTGCGGCTTGGCACGAATACGCGGCGTATCTACTGGTCGCGGCGACCCTCTGGGTCGCGATCGCCCTCGTCGGCGGCTTGCTCGGCGGGCTGGTGGCGGTCGCGCTGCTCGTTCCCTTTGGAATCCTCGGGGTAACGATCGACGCCGCGCTCTCGGCGCAGGGACTTTCGGGGGCGCTCGTGGGTCGAACGGTCCTCACAACCCTCTCGATCCCCTACGTTCTCGCGCTCCTGGCGGCGGTCTCGCTCGTTCACGTCCCGCTCGTCACGTACCTGCGGTACGTCGCACTGTTCGTCCTCGGCGACGTCGACGAGCGCCACGACCCGATCCCGCGGCTTCGGGCGTCGATTCGACGCGGAACGGGGACCGGACGACCCGGGCAATGACTGCAAGAGGTCCCGTCGGCACTACTGTATGGCGAGTACACCCGAAAAGGGTGGCGGCCGGTCCCGGGCATGGACGGCCGCTCGTGCCGGTCTGTCAGAGGTACCCGGCGATCTTTGTTATCCGATCGACCGTCTTTATCCCATCGACTGGAGTAACGATCCGGCCGTGTCTCCTCCCATATATGGATTTCTCTGTTTTA encodes the following:
- the dpsA gene encoding DNA starvation/stationary phase protection protein DpsA, with protein sequence MSTQKSVRQQADQVEENPIRLDTEKAEQVIDALNTDLANLYVIYHQLKKHHWNVEGAEFRDLHLFLEEAYEHAEERADIIAERAQAIGGVPVSGPSNLEERATVDFEGEDVYDVRTSLSNDLEIYAETVERMREHVQLAGDLGDYGSEEILRESLVIVEDDAHHFHHYLEDDTLVVEEAIHE
- a CDS encoding carbohydrate kinase family protein, whose translation is MSEPDILVAGETLIDFLPNRPGSLREVETFTRRPGGAPANVAVGLATLAETPWFWTRVGDDPFGDDLVETLVGHGLPDEFVERDPETKTTLAFVSHDEHADREFSFYRDGTADTRMEPGTIDDALLERVSWVHLGGVTLASEPSRAATLDLAARASERDCTVSFDPNARPELWDDRAEFERLVGEALGHVDVLKATPDDLAEAGIDGDGADLARAACKRGPHTTLLTLGGEGALAVATEEAPWEGKATHSGYRVEPVDTTGAGDAFTAGAIAALAGGDGLAEALAFANAVAATTTTAEGAMTALPDRERVERVRGGTPDDE
- a CDS encoding YbaK/EbsC family protein, producing MHPRAAEFRERAADEYDLDVEIEEFPEGTKTAAEAADAVGCDVAQIASSLVFTADGEPLVVVTSGANRVDEEGVAAALDADAVEMADASLIKETLGWSIGGVPPICHDTDVPVLFDTTLTEYGTVWAAAGTPQTVFPIDPERLKHLADAEEYAVAV
- a CDS encoding metal ABC transporter substrate-binding protein, whose product is MDETRRRLLKGGAGAIASASLAGCTDSLGGGAPSVGTETDGEGAATATAAFFTLADFARNVGGDALAVENAVPTGQHGHGWEPQSDVTVEIVEGDAFVHLGIEGFQRWADDVAGEIEANHDDVALIAVTEGVDLSEYGDQRHEDGHGTDHDENHSHEGSGEHDHGNGDYDPHFWMDPVRSQQSVETIRDGLIKADDGNAESYEENAASYVADLEELHERFETELADRDHDTVVVAGHDSYQYLAERYDFGIHTPQGVSPDDEANPNEIADTVELVEREGIEVILYDYFDGDTLAQTIVEEADTATDVAMLSPTESTTGEWESEGLGYVGQMEGINLPSLRDALGAS
- a CDS encoding metal ABC transporter ATP-binding protein, which gives rise to MNGTESPVIAVEDVTYSYGGRPAVEDVSLTVESGEFLGLVGPNGSGKTTLLKLMLGLLSPDSGSVRLFDRPVESFDAGERIGYVSQHSTGKERTMPVTVREVVTMGRYPHTRFGWLRSHDREMVEEALSRVGIAELADRRINELSGGQKQRAFIARTLAGEADLLALDEPTVGVDADSRDRFYDLLDELNGQGITVILIEHDIGVVTDHADRIACINRELYHHGDTETFVESDALARAYGTSSRMIEHGH
- a CDS encoding metal ABC transporter permease, encoding MGSNTLQRFVLVAFGLAVLGLFVPIAFGLMPRVFFESSCSLGRSFGTSIACYGFIWNALTTAVFIGIVGPVIGTYLVHREMALIGETLAHAAFAGVAIGTLLFAGSGWGTPLLLSALVAGIVGALAVQFLAERTGSYGDVPIAIMLTGSFAVGTLVISLGGGFATVDINSILFGSIATVDGENVLLMAVLSIAVVGTVALTYKPLLYITFDEEAARVARFNVSAYNTLLIVLTAMVVVGSMQILGVILVAAMLVVPVAAGSQVTNSFRDSLYASVVVGELSAVSGLLLSWRYSLAPGATIVVVAIGIYLLSIALADRTNRTNAG
- a CDS encoding DUF7544 domain-containing protein, encoding MAWYALRAAGESVRATRVLLASASLAAWGRLAVLVPFVGTLVTPFLTDFNRGPSPVALVASATAPGLLTAALVAALALFVGAVFEFVFLDALRGRQIRLRSESRRHLRSGLELFALRVALAVPVGLALVAPIVIEGWLALLLPLAVVISALALDRLTVAFVVPIALVEACSLREAWRAFARTLRAAWHEYAAYLLVAATLWVAIALVGGLLGGLVAVALLVPFGILGVTIDAALSAQGLSGALVGRTVLTTLSIPYVLALLAAVSLVHVPLVTYLRYVALFVLGDVDERHDPIPRLRASIRRGTGTGRPGQ